Genomic window (Paenibacillus sp. 37):
CAGAGTGCGAATGTGGTGCGACATCGTTGACTTCACAACAGGTGCATGAAAATGACTGCACGGTTGCTCTCCGCTTCTGGCTGCTTCCGCAACAATCCCAAGGCGAGTCGGGTCACTCAGCGCATACAGTACGGAGGAAAGTTCAATATCTGACACCTGTGGATGATGTAAAATTTTCATACGGTAGTCTCCTTTTTTCAGACTATGCATTGTATTCTAACACAGATCCATGATATATTTCTAATGTTCGACACCAATCGAACTTTAATGATTTCGTTATGAAACCCCTGCTGTCAGGCACGGGATTGACATCATACTACATTTTGCAAATGTTACACACCGTTTCTGAAATGTTGCGAAATACACATCACTTTAGGAGGTTTTTATGAACAACACCGCAACCGCATCATCAGGGGAACGGACCGGAATACAGGAAGGATTAATTGTAAGCTTGCTTGGCTTCACCGTTGTACTCGTTGTTATGAATACAATGATGTTTAATCTGGCCCTACCCAAAATTGCAGCCGAATTTATGCTTACATCCGTCGCTTCCTCATGGATTGTTACAGGGTATTCCATCGTATTTGCCATTTCCTCGATTACGTTCTCACGTCTATCGGATTTCATACCTATTCGTACATTATTCACGACCGGGCTTACGTTACTTGGTGCTGCATCGGTACTCGGGTTCTTCAGTAATCATTTCATCATTTTGCTCATTGCACGTCTGATCCAGGCTGCGGGTGCTGCATCGGTTCCGGGGCTTGCCATTGTGCTGATTACCCGGTACATTCCACATGATCGCCGGGGTAAATCGATGGCTGTCATCATGTCCGCGAGTTCACTTGGGCTTGGACTTGGTCCCGTCATTGGCGGAAGTATCACACAATTTCTGGGATGGCATGATCTGTTTATCGTTACGGGATTAACGTTATTCTTGATTCCTGTATTCTTCAAACTGCTTCCTCGGGAAACACCGCAAAAAGGTTCATTTGACCTGCTGGGTGCCGTGCTTCTTGCCATCGGTACTACCGGTGTGCTGTTATTCCTGACTTCCCGTCAGTGGTTCACGCTTGTTATCGGTGCTGCGGCACTGCTTCTGTTCTGGCTCCGAATTCGGCGCGCGGCAGATCCGTTTGTTCAACCTGCTTTGTTCAAAGACAAAAAATATATGATGCTCAGCTCGCTGGGGATTGTATCGTACATTAATAACTTCTCAACGTTGTTCCTGTTACCTCAAATTTTGGCTCATCTATACGGACTCACACCTGCTCAATCCGGACTCGTCATCTTCCCCGGTGCAGTTGTGTCCATGCTGCTGTCCAACCGGATCGGCCGCATGATTGACCGACATGGCAATACGTTGCTGTTGAAATTTGCACCATGGTTGCTACTGGCCGCTGCCGGATTGTTCGCCTTATTTGCAGACAATAACATCTACGCTATTATGGCTGTGTATGTCCTGCTCAGCGTTGGTTTCTCATCGCTGACCACCAGCGTGTCCAATGAATTGTCTGGTAACCTGACCATGGATCAGGTGGGCGCAGGCATGGGACTGTTCCAACTTAGTCAGTTCTTCAGTGGTGCCTTCAGCGTTGCTGTTACTGGCGTAGCATTAACGGCGATGCAAAACATGCCGCTATCCTCAGCGTACACCAATATTTTCTGGGGCATGACTGCGGTCGCAGTCGCATCGGTTATTTTCTCTCAGGTGTATCTAAGAATGCAGTCACGGAAAGTCACGAAAACAAGTAACCGGATTTAACATTATATTTAACCAAAAGAAGTCAGGAAGGGGCCCCCGGGTTCTGAACCTGGCTTTTTTTCTACCTATTTTCTATGCATGATACATGTGTCAGCTGCCCTCTTCCACTAACACAAAAAAGCCCCAAGGATGCGTTCATCACGCTCCTCGGGGCTATTATTTTATGGTTGACCAACTTCTCTATTCTTCTAAACTGAGTATACTATTC
Coding sequences:
- a CDS encoding ArsR/SmtB family transcription factor, with protein sequence MKILHHPQVSDIELSSVLYALSDPTRLGIVAEAARSGEQPCSHFHAPVVKSTMSHHIRTLREAGVIRVRVQGTQHFLTLRSDDLETRFPGLLQPLLQAAAQSSTDLS
- a CDS encoding MFS transporter, which codes for MNNTATASSGERTGIQEGLIVSLLGFTVVLVVMNTMMFNLALPKIAAEFMLTSVASSWIVTGYSIVFAISSITFSRLSDFIPIRTLFTTGLTLLGAASVLGFFSNHFIILLIARLIQAAGAASVPGLAIVLITRYIPHDRRGKSMAVIMSASSLGLGLGPVIGGSITQFLGWHDLFIVTGLTLFLIPVFFKLLPRETPQKGSFDLLGAVLLAIGTTGVLLFLTSRQWFTLVIGAAALLLFWLRIRRAADPFVQPALFKDKKYMMLSSLGIVSYINNFSTLFLLPQILAHLYGLTPAQSGLVIFPGAVVSMLLSNRIGRMIDRHGNTLLLKFAPWLLLAAAGLFALFADNNIYAIMAVYVLLSVGFSSLTTSVSNELSGNLTMDQVGAGMGLFQLSQFFSGAFSVAVTGVALTAMQNMPLSSAYTNIFWGMTAVAVASVIFSQVYLRMQSRKVTKTSNRI